The Psychrobacter sp. LV10R520-6 genome includes a region encoding these proteins:
- a CDS encoding PLP-dependent aminotransferase family protein has protein sequence MNDTHSLNLNISKTAAVVEWIQQRIDSQIYKPYQRVPSVRKLATILDVSSFTITQAYEQLVATNVLTAKPNSGYYVLPQVTQSRNLEILYKEPVVDTSWLVQQMFSDVPNHRAPGSGELPVEWIKNDRMQWAVRQVNQDIDSFIYNYGDIQGYLPLRDQLTQYLDLLGIHTSVDNIITTTGVSQAILTVIQLLLNVGDTVIVDSPGWYWTSSTLQQQGYHVVSVARDHQGSNIEQMQQVLEKYRAKLYITNSVLHNPTSYNLHPARAHQVLNLMHEYDAYIFEDDLYAAFLPDEKPLRYANIDQFERVFYATGFSKSMASGWRVGMLVSPDRFINQILNLKTLSNMTSPEFGERVIHRLWTHGEYRRQIKKVQQQLYTAHERLRKALPKIGLIYPEHTQAGIFIWVDTGQDTGNLALDAYKENWLVAPGQLFHPDANVSTYLRLNVSTTSDEFLKWLGVYLNQVNNYL, from the coding sequence ATGAATGACACTCATTCGCTCAATCTTAATATCAGTAAAACCGCTGCTGTGGTCGAATGGATACAGCAGCGAATTGATAGCCAAATATATAAACCGTACCAGCGAGTGCCTTCTGTACGCAAACTAGCCACGATTTTGGATGTTTCGAGCTTTACTATAACTCAAGCTTATGAGCAGTTAGTCGCTACTAACGTGTTGACGGCTAAGCCAAATTCAGGTTATTACGTTTTACCTCAAGTCACTCAAAGTAGAAATCTAGAGATTTTGTATAAAGAACCTGTGGTCGATACTAGCTGGCTAGTACAGCAAATGTTTAGCGATGTTCCTAATCACCGAGCACCAGGTTCAGGTGAGCTACCTGTTGAATGGATTAAAAATGATAGGATGCAATGGGCGGTCAGGCAAGTTAACCAAGATATTGATAGCTTCATCTATAATTATGGTGACATTCAAGGCTACTTACCTTTGCGTGATCAATTGACCCAGTATTTAGATTTGCTAGGTATTCATACCAGCGTCGATAATATTATCACTACAACGGGGGTTTCGCAGGCTATTTTGACGGTTATTCAACTCCTATTAAACGTAGGTGATACGGTCATAGTAGATAGTCCTGGTTGGTATTGGACGTCTAGCACTTTGCAGCAGCAAGGTTATCATGTCGTGTCGGTTGCCCGCGATCATCAAGGCTCAAATATCGAACAGATGCAGCAAGTATTAGAGAAATATCGTGCTAAGCTATACATTACTAATAGCGTACTGCACAATCCAACCTCCTATAATCTGCATCCTGCCCGCGCCCATCAAGTTTTAAACTTAATGCATGAATACGATGCTTATATTTTTGAGGATGATTTGTACGCAGCGTTTTTACCTGATGAAAAGCCGCTTAGGTACGCTAATATAGACCAGTTTGAGCGGGTGTTTTATGCCACTGGTTTTTCAAAGTCGATGGCGTCAGGCTGGCGAGTGGGCATGCTGGTCAGTCCTGATAGATTTATCAATCAAATCCTTAATCTTAAAACCCTTAGCAACATGACGTCGCCAGAGTTTGGTGAGCGCGTTATTCATCGTTTATGGACGCATGGTGAGTATCGTCGTCAAATTAAAAAGGTGCAGCAGCAGTTATATACCGCTCATGAAAGACTGCGTAAAGCACTACCAAAGATTGGACTTATCTATCCTGAGCATACGCAAGCAGGAATCTTTATTTGGGTGGACACGGGGCAGGACACGGGGAACCTAGCACTGGATGCTTATAAAGAGAACTGGCTGGTTGCACCGGGGCAGTTATTCCATCCTGATGCCAATGTTTCGACATATTTGCGCCTAAATGTATCGACGACCAGTGATGAGTTTCTGAAGTGGTTGGGTGTGTATTTAAACCAAGTCAATAATTACTTATGA
- a CDS encoding HPP family protein: MHSFFNWRKLKGQVSQCPKRLPLSMIVVAWLGGTIATATLAILGGSIELVMILGSFGASCLLIFAYPTSPFAQPRNVIGGHVIATFTGLVFMTLFGIHWWSMAMAVGTAIALMLIFRMPHPPAGSNPLIVMLGAVNWSFLITPTLLGSIVLVIVALIYNNLGKDKQYPTYWW, translated from the coding sequence ATGCATTCATTTTTTAATTGGCGTAAGTTAAAAGGTCAAGTCAGCCAATGCCCGAAAAGGTTGCCGTTATCGATGATAGTAGTGGCTTGGCTGGGCGGCACTATCGCAACAGCAACGCTTGCTATATTAGGAGGCTCAATAGAACTCGTTATGATTCTAGGATCATTTGGTGCAAGTTGTTTACTGATATTTGCGTATCCTACCAGCCCTTTTGCGCAGCCAAGAAACGTCATAGGCGGGCATGTTATTGCGACCTTTACGGGACTGGTATTTATGACATTATTTGGTATTCACTGGTGGAGTATGGCAATGGCTGTAGGCACAGCCATTGCGCTAATGCTGATATTTAGAATGCCGCACCCGCCTGCCGGGTCCAACCCTTTGATAGTCATGCTCGGCGCGGTAAATTGGAGTTTTTTGATAACACCTACCCTGCTCGGCTCTATCGTCTTGGTAATAGTAGCGCTGATTTATAATAATTTAGGTAAGGATAAGCAGTATCCAACGTATTGGTGGTAA
- a CDS encoding DJ-1/PfpI family protein: MISTRTVGILLFNEVEVLDFAGPFEVFSLAEDNVNNKHFNVITIAEYQAPISARNSLTVIPDYSFDNHPTIDILVIPGGYGAEKVEINNPVVINWIISQSKLAELTLSVCTGALLLAQSGLLAGKSATTHWMDLDNLALYPNVEVIANTRFVDASDETTKLVTSAGISAGIHASLYCVEKLLDSQTMQTTARRMEFDIE; the protein is encoded by the coding sequence ATGATATCAACACGAACCGTTGGGATATTACTATTTAACGAAGTCGAAGTATTGGACTTTGCAGGGCCCTTTGAGGTATTTTCATTAGCTGAAGACAACGTCAATAATAAGCACTTTAACGTTATTACCATTGCCGAGTATCAAGCGCCGATATCTGCTAGAAATAGTTTAACTGTTATCCCTGATTATAGCTTCGACAATCATCCCACTATAGACATTTTAGTTATTCCTGGCGGTTATGGCGCGGAAAAGGTTGAGATAAACAATCCAGTAGTTATTAATTGGATTATCAGTCAATCCAAGCTAGCAGAGCTGACGCTTTCAGTATGTACAGGGGCTTTGCTGTTAGCCCAATCTGGGTTGCTGGCTGGCAAATCCGCAACCACCCATTGGATGGATTTGGATAATTTAGCCCTCTATCCTAATGTTGAGGTCATCGCTAATACCCGTTTTGTCGATGCCAGTGACGAGACTACTAAGCTGGTAACATCAGCAGGGATAAGTGCGGGTATTCATGCCAGCCTGTACTGTGTGGAAAAGTTACTAGATAGTCAAACCATGCAAACAACGGCAAGGCGCATGGAGTTTGATATTGAATAA
- a CDS encoding EamA family transporter — protein MTPLHIALAVLVAFIWGVNFTFIAWGLESFPPLMLTALRFFFTAVPLVLFLKPPKFNRTLFIYAIGTFVMQYAFVFTAMHLGASAGLTALVLQLQIFITVLLAYVILGEAVSRIQIIGMLVGVLGLGVIALNLGGDMPLLGFVCILIAAIGWSFGNIASKQASKQAAIKVTQQGSGVSIVSSTTGNNKVSALSALALVVWGGLIACVVLTLSSLIFETDAWQLATFNEASLKSWLSLGFIVYISTLVGFALWAHLLSQNIASKVVPFALLVPVFGMTTSVLFIGEVLTWWKMLAMLLILSGLLLANVRYGLGRKSAHK, from the coding sequence ATGACCCCTTTACACATCGCATTAGCTGTATTAGTTGCCTTTATTTGGGGCGTGAACTTTACCTTTATTGCGTGGGGGCTTGAAAGCTTTCCGCCGCTAATGCTCACTGCCCTGCGCTTTTTCTTTACAGCCGTTCCACTGGTTTTGTTTCTCAAGCCGCCCAAGTTTAACCGTACGTTATTTATCTATGCCATCGGTACGTTTGTCATGCAGTATGCTTTTGTATTTACTGCCATGCATTTGGGTGCATCAGCAGGGTTGACAGCGCTAGTACTACAACTTCAGATTTTTATCACCGTATTGCTGGCGTATGTCATATTGGGTGAGGCAGTAAGTCGCATACAGATCATAGGTATGCTGGTCGGCGTACTGGGTCTAGGCGTGATCGCGCTAAATCTTGGCGGTGATATGCCTTTGCTTGGGTTTGTCTGTATCTTGATTGCGGCAATAGGTTGGAGTTTTGGCAACATTGCATCAAAACAGGCATCAAAGCAAGCCGCCATAAAGGTGACGCAGCAGGGATCTGGCGTGTCCATTGTCTCGTCTACTACTGGCAATAATAAGGTATCCGCGTTGTCTGCCCTAGCTCTAGTGGTATGGGGTGGTCTGATCGCCTGTGTAGTTTTGACCCTATCTTCTCTTATATTTGAAACTGATGCATGGCAGTTGGCGACGTTTAACGAGGCATCACTCAAGTCTTGGCTGTCGCTTGGGTTTATCGTGTACATCTCAACCCTTGTTGGTTTTGCACTGTGGGCGCATTTGCTTAGTCAAAATATTGCCTCTAAGGTTGTGCCGTTTGCTCTATTAGTGCCAGTATTTGGCATGACAACCTCGGTACTGTTTATAGGGGAAGTATTGACGTGGTGGAAGATGCTGGCAATGCTGTTGATCTTGTCAGGGCTGTTACTAGCAAATGTTAGGTATGGGCTAGGGAGAAAATCTGCTCATAAGTAG
- a CDS encoding PLP-dependent aminotransferase family protein, with amino-acid sequence MVETYKLNPNLTKTAAVAEWLQQRIDWQIYQPNQRVPSVRKLAKLLNISSFTVVQAYEQLVAINVLTAKPSSGYYVNAVASSVEPNSHTDITAKYPVIDTRWLVQQVFSDIPRDRSPGSGILPSDWVRNDKMEWAIRQVTQQADSFIYDYGDIQGYLPLRQQLAQNLNTLGMQTHADNVITTAGVSQAVTMVAQLLTQVGDTVLVDGPGWYWLSSCLQQQGLNVVAVERDHQGPNIEQMQKIFVAHRPKLYLTNSVLHNPTSYNLHPARAHQVLNLIHEHDAYIFEDDLYAAFVPNGQALRYASLDQFERVFYATGFSKSMASGWRVGMLVCPDEFVDDVLRVKTLSTMNTPEFGERVIHRLWTQGEYRRQLKKVQQHLYSAHQKMRKALPKIGLVYPEHTQAGIFVWVDTGQDTAQLALDAYKEGWLVAPGQLFHPNAHDSTHLRLNVSTTSDEFLAWLGEYLDN; translated from the coding sequence ATGGTAGAGACCTATAAGCTCAATCCTAATTTAACCAAGACCGCTGCCGTTGCTGAATGGCTCCAGCAGCGTATCGACTGGCAAATTTACCAGCCCAATCAGCGCGTGCCTTCTGTACGAAAATTAGCAAAATTACTGAATATTTCGAGCTTTACGGTAGTGCAGGCATATGAGCAATTAGTCGCCATCAATGTGCTGACAGCCAAGCCCAGTTCAGGCTATTATGTCAATGCGGTGGCAAGCTCAGTTGAGCCAAACAGTCATACAGATATCACCGCAAAATACCCTGTAATAGATACGCGCTGGTTGGTGCAGCAGGTGTTTAGTGATATCCCTCGTGACCGTTCCCCAGGGTCAGGGATTTTACCAAGTGATTGGGTACGCAATGACAAAATGGAATGGGCAATCCGGCAAGTGACTCAACAAGCGGATAGCTTTATCTATGATTATGGTGACATTCAAGGCTATTTGCCGCTACGTCAGCAGTTAGCGCAGAATTTGAATACGCTCGGTATGCAAACCCATGCGGACAATGTGATTACGACAGCGGGCGTATCGCAAGCGGTAACGATGGTCGCGCAACTGCTCACGCAAGTAGGCGATACCGTATTGGTTGATGGTCCAGGCTGGTATTGGTTATCAAGCTGCTTACAACAACAAGGGTTAAACGTCGTAGCTGTCGAGCGCGACCATCAAGGTCCCAACATCGAGCAGATGCAAAAGATATTTGTAGCGCATCGTCCTAAGCTATATTTAACCAACAGCGTGCTACACAACCCAACGTCTTATAACTTGCATCCTGCGCGTGCTCATCAAGTGCTTAATCTTATACATGAGCATGATGCTTATATTTTTGAGGATGATTTATACGCCGCCTTTGTGCCCAATGGTCAGGCGCTGCGTTATGCGAGTCTCGACCAGTTCGAGCGGGTGTTTTATGCGACAGGGTTTTCAAAATCGATGGCGTCAGGCTGGCGAGTCGGTATGCTGGTGTGCCCTGATGAGTTTGTTGATGACGTATTAAGGGTTAAAACATTAAGTACTATGAACACGCCAGAGTTTGGGGAGCGCGTGATCCATCGATTATGGACGCAAGGAGAATACCGTCGTCAGCTCAAAAAGGTTCAGCAGCATCTGTATTCGGCACACCAAAAGATGCGTAAAGCCTTGCCTAAGATTGGGCTTGTTTATCCGGAACATACGCAGGCAGGTATTTTTGTGTGGGTAGATACTGGGCAAGATACCGCGCAGTTGGCGTTGGATGCCTATAAGGAAGGCTGGCTTGTCGCACCGGGGCAACTGTTTCATCCCAACGCTCACGACTCGACGCATCTACGCCTGAATGTATCGACGACCAGCGATGAGTTTTTGGCTTGGTTAGGGGAGTATTTAGATAATTAA
- a CDS encoding TetR/AcrR family transcriptional regulator, giving the protein MELRDTILQKSYELFYKQGFHDSGVELLAKQAGTTKRTLYAHFGNKDGLIEEVLKYRHQMFMTQLRDYLDSFEIKEAADVARYYLAFLKDWTSSEDFYGCMFINACAEYSDAQSSPHQIAKQHKTEVRQWLLDKFEQVSAENAKQKADTLFVFGEGIIVAAQTGQQALELDTQFLINMMYV; this is encoded by the coding sequence ATGGAATTGCGAGATACCATTCTACAAAAAAGTTATGAGCTCTTTTATAAGCAAGGCTTTCACGACAGTGGAGTGGAGCTATTAGCAAAGCAAGCAGGGACTACCAAGCGGACTTTGTATGCTCATTTTGGTAATAAAGATGGCTTAATCGAAGAAGTGCTTAAATATCGTCATCAGATGTTTATGACTCAATTAAGAGATTACTTGGATAGTTTTGAGATTAAGGAAGCAGCAGATGTTGCTAGGTATTACTTAGCCTTCCTAAAAGACTGGACGTCATCAGAGGACTTTTATGGTTGTATGTTTATTAATGCTTGCGCAGAGTATTCAGATGCTCAATCTTCCCCGCATCAAATAGCCAAACAGCATAAAACTGAGGTTAGGCAATGGCTACTTGATAAGTTTGAACAGGTAAGTGCAGAAAATGCTAAGCAGAAGGCCGATACTCTATTTGTGTTTGGCGAGGGTATCATCGTAGCCGCGCAAACAGGCCAGCAAGCATTAGAGTTAGATACACAGTTTTTAATTAATATGATGTATGTATGA
- a CDS encoding DMT family transporter has protein sequence MHEKQNFNNILGFSFALVAAALNATIGIFSVLLMNTGLKSNDIAFLKTIIAFILLSALLSKTPRQIQYKRLITTEFITLSNHSSDKSNNKRIIGAVAICAFLGIFTLFVFETKAYEYGNPANVVVILMAAATISATLFGALLLKERLLLNTLIGVLLAVAGIFVISWTSSVNLTLVFFAVMAGSGYGLFSVLMQRFGLQGGIYLTKYLLLFGSLFLFIPFIVTFEPVNIGYQSILGLLGLAIFPTIIGFYCTTSALKYLPASKVQVIELSEPLFAMFFVWLILHEDATMRFWLGAGLVILGILSITNSSKKSAE, from the coding sequence ATGCATGAAAAACAAAATTTTAATAATATACTGGGATTTTCATTTGCTTTAGTAGCGGCAGCTCTTAATGCGACGATAGGCATATTTAGTGTGCTATTAATGAATACAGGTTTAAAAAGCAATGATATTGCCTTTCTAAAAACGATTATTGCTTTCATCTTGCTATCTGCGCTGTTAAGTAAAACGCCAAGACAAATTCAATATAAGCGGCTCATCACTACTGAATTTATCACTCTCAGTAACCATTCCAGTGATAAATCCAACAATAAGCGAATCATAGGGGCAGTTGCTATTTGTGCCTTTCTTGGCATTTTTACTTTATTCGTATTTGAGACCAAGGCTTATGAGTATGGCAATCCTGCTAATGTCGTGGTGATCTTAATGGCAGCAGCAACCATATCGGCAACGCTATTTGGCGCACTATTACTTAAAGAAAGACTATTATTAAACACCCTTATTGGTGTGTTATTGGCAGTCGCTGGAATATTTGTGATTTCGTGGACCAGTAGTGTAAATTTAACCTTGGTGTTTTTTGCAGTGATGGCAGGTAGCGGCTACGGGCTATTTTCAGTATTGATGCAGCGTTTTGGCTTGCAAGGCGGGATTTATTTAACCAAGTATTTATTACTATTTGGCAGCCTTTTTTTATTCATTCCTTTTATTGTCACCTTTGAGCCTGTCAATATAGGATATCAATCCATTTTGGGGCTGCTGGGCTTAGCTATTTTTCCAACTATTATAGGGTTTTATTGTACTACCAGCGCTTTAAAATACTTGCCTGCATCAAAGGTGCAAGTCATTGAATTATCAGAGCCTCTGTTTGCTATGTTTTTTGTTTGGTTGATATTGCATGAGGATGCAACTATGAGGTTTTGGCTTGGAGCAGGATTGGTTATACTCGGTATTTTAAGTATCACCAACTCCTCTAAAAAATCTGCTGAGTAA
- a CDS encoding IS982 family transposase, producing the protein MPIEEFIINIYLMVEHYYKTIVTEPLRTGGYSPKLSDPEIICMEVVGEFLNMDQDKQIWQYFKQHWQAWFPAIGSYPNFAKHCANLWQVKQRIHDKVSDIEGRDNIHLIDGFPIPVCHYGRAYRHKNYQDHAAFSYRAAKQEKYYGFEGHLLINLSGMIKGFTIAPANVDERDVAPDITDNIHGLLGADKGYISPKLNDYYHSQGIDLQTPLRRNMKDDRHKPLLRRLMKVRRTVETVIGQLSERFNMQKVRAKDLWHLSHRLIRKILSHNLCFVLNKQLGNPPLQFELLILS; encoded by the coding sequence ATGCCCATAGAAGAATTTATCATCAATATCTATTTAATGGTAGAGCATTACTACAAAACAATCGTCACCGAACCGTTACGAACGGGTGGTTATTCGCCTAAACTCAGTGATCCTGAGATTATTTGTATGGAAGTGGTGGGTGAGTTTTTAAATATGGACCAAGACAAACAGATTTGGCAATACTTTAAGCAGCATTGGCAAGCATGGTTTCCAGCGATAGGCTCATACCCTAACTTTGCTAAGCACTGCGCCAATCTATGGCAAGTCAAACAACGGATACACGATAAAGTCAGTGATATAGAAGGCCGTGACAATATTCATCTCATTGATGGCTTTCCCATACCTGTCTGTCATTATGGACGAGCTTATCGGCATAAAAACTATCAAGACCATGCCGCTTTCAGTTACCGTGCCGCCAAGCAAGAAAAGTATTATGGCTTTGAGGGACATCTACTGATTAACTTATCAGGCATGATTAAGGGTTTTACTATCGCCCCTGCTAATGTTGATGAAAGAGACGTTGCACCTGATATCACTGATAACATTCATGGTCTGCTTGGCGCTGATAAAGGGTATATCAGCCCTAAGCTCAATGACTACTATCACTCTCAAGGGATAGATCTACAAACACCATTGAGACGTAATATGAAAGATGACAGACATAAACCCCTACTAAGACGGTTAATGAAAGTCCGCCGTACGGTTGAAACCGTGATTGGTCAGTTGTCAGAACGATTTAATATGCAAAAGGTACGGGCTAAAGACTTATGGCATCTATCTCATCGGCTTATTCGTAAGATTCTGTCGCATAATCTGTGCTTTGTGCTCAATAAACAACTTGGAAACCCACCACTTCAGTTTGAGCTGCTTATTTTAAGTTGA
- a CDS encoding DUF1272 domain-containing protein yields the protein MVELRPNCERCDRDLPPDATDAMICSFECTFCTSCTTSVLNNHCPNCGGNLTSRPIRPASLLENYPPSTKRIVKKDS from the coding sequence ATGGTTGAGCTGAGACCTAATTGTGAACGCTGTGATAGAGATTTGCCGCCTGATGCTACTGATGCAATGATTTGTAGCTTTGAATGTACGTTTTGCACATCTTGTACGACTAGTGTTTTAAACAATCATTGCCCCAATTGCGGAGGTAACTTAACCAGCCGTCCTATACGTCCTGCGTCTTTACTCGAGAATTACCCACCTTCAACGAAGCGTATAGTTAAAAAAGACAGTTGA
- a CDS encoding LysE family translocator translates to MAMTVMTASFEGSVMGLAIFMLVNSITPGPNNLMLLHGSVKCGFWQCRWHMLGITVGVTIMLWLSYWGMSALVVSYPAIMLVIKVLGTLYLLWLTYQMAKSDFTTFVHEALRREASGEQVGNVKPRFGELPLTFWQAVLFQWLNPKAWTMTMVAPSVAMFYAGRPWLDNYPLLAVCAVVNILSISCWAAGGHWLRKLVHLPLVMRVIHGVIVLMTLYCALTLWM, encoded by the coding sequence ATGGCTATGACAGTGATGACAGCAAGTTTTGAAGGCAGTGTGATGGGGCTTGCTATTTTCATGCTGGTCAATTCAATCACGCCAGGACCGAATAATTTGATGTTGCTACATGGTAGCGTGAAGTGTGGGTTTTGGCAGTGTCGCTGGCATATGCTTGGTATTACCGTCGGTGTAACTATCATGCTTTGGCTTAGCTACTGGGGCATGTCAGCGTTAGTCGTCAGTTATCCTGCCATCATGCTCGTTATAAAAGTGTTAGGTACGCTATATTTATTATGGCTGACGTATCAGATGGCCAAAAGCGACTTTACAACGTTTGTTCATGAGGCGCTGCGACGAGAAGCATCAGGTGAGCAAGTGGGTAACGTGAAGCCGCGCTTTGGTGAATTACCCCTTACTTTTTGGCAAGCTGTCCTGTTTCAGTGGCTCAATCCTAAAGCATGGACGATGACCATGGTCGCACCAAGTGTGGCTATGTTCTATGCTGGCAGGCCGTGGTTGGACAATTATCCACTGCTAGCCGTATGCGCTGTGGTCAATATTCTATCGATTAGTTGCTGGGCAGCAGGCGGACATTGGCTACGCAAGTTGGTACATCTGCCCCTAGTCATGCGCGTAATTCACGGGGTAATCGTGCTAATGACGCTCTATTGTGCGCTGACACTTTGGATGTAA
- a CDS encoding NAD(P)H-dependent flavin oxidoreductase has translation MKLLDQLGITYPIIQAPMAGGATTPELIAAVSDFGGLGSLGAGMTAPAALNSQIDMIKTLTERPFMVNLMVLSDQDASTFDTSMPDWLTQYYREHHIKAALPDRPAQSFAEQLQVLYENPVSVVSFTFGIVSIEQVQRLQQLGTCVIGTANHPLEAQAWAEIGADAVCLQGMEAGGHRGGWLPESEADPLGLLTLIGQTRACTDIPLIASGGIMTGQGIRAIQASGAQLAQLGTAFLTTDESGINDIYKQALLDTSLGNRSTETRLTRLFSGKQARGLVNEYLLDFAVFDKKDELPPYPQLNAMTSPMRANAAKNEDAEHLSLWAGQGVTQVRQERAITLLERLVQEL, from the coding sequence ATGAAGTTATTAGACCAACTTGGAATAACTTACCCCATTATTCAAGCACCAATGGCAGGCGGTGCAACAACGCCTGAACTGATTGCTGCTGTTAGTGATTTCGGTGGCCTTGGCTCGTTAGGGGCAGGCATGACCGCACCAGCTGCTTTAAATAGCCAAATTGATATGATAAAAACACTTACTGAGCGTCCTTTTATGGTTAATCTAATGGTGCTATCAGACCAGGATGCCAGTACTTTTGACACCTCAATGCCAGATTGGCTCACTCAGTATTATAGAGAGCATCATATAAAAGCAGCGCTTCCTGATAGGCCAGCACAAAGTTTCGCTGAGCAGCTACAAGTACTCTATGAAAATCCTGTATCTGTTGTTAGTTTTACTTTTGGTATTGTTAGTATTGAGCAAGTACAGCGTTTACAACAGCTTGGGACTTGCGTTATAGGTACAGCCAATCATCCGTTGGAGGCGCAGGCATGGGCAGAAATTGGTGCGGATGCAGTATGCTTACAAGGAATGGAAGCTGGAGGACATCGCGGTGGTTGGTTGCCAGAAAGCGAGGCCGATCCATTAGGTTTGTTAACTTTGATTGGGCAAACGCGTGCTTGTACTGACATTCCCTTGATTGCTTCAGGTGGCATAATGACGGGGCAAGGTATTAGGGCTATACAAGCGTCTGGGGCACAGCTGGCTCAGCTTGGTACTGCGTTTTTGACTACCGATGAATCCGGCATTAATGACATTTATAAACAGGCTCTACTGGATACAAGTCTTGGTAATCGGAGTACTGAAACTCGCTTAACTCGGCTGTTTTCAGGCAAACAGGCACGTGGTCTTGTGAACGAATATCTACTTGATTTTGCTGTTTTCGATAAAAAAGATGAACTGCCGCCTTATCCACAATTAAATGCAATGACTAGTCCGATGCGTGCTAATGCTGCGAAAAATGAGGATGCAGAACATCTGTCATTATGGGCAGGACAAGGTGTTACTCAGGTCAGACAAGAGCGTGCCATTACGTTGTTAGAAAGATTGGTGCAAGAGTTGTGA
- a CDS encoding FMN-binding negative transcriptional regulator has product MMFTPKPFKENNFETIQAFIKDQPQATVITQTANRLEACHIPMYWQDDASKFGCLYGHIAKVNAINNRDNLSAPWLIVFQDNGHYISPNWYPSKAVTHKEVPTWNYRSIHVTGNVSLITEPEALIDILSKQTADFEVSQPNPWSLDDAPEKYIQAMCRAIVGIRVDITDVEAQFKLSQNKSTDNRSGVVAGLKQLKTTKADEMAALIENVN; this is encoded by the coding sequence ATGATGTTCACCCCTAAACCTTTTAAAGAAAACAACTTTGAGACTATACAAGCCTTTATCAAAGATCAACCTCAAGCTACTGTTATTACGCAAACTGCTAATCGACTTGAAGCTTGTCATATTCCGATGTACTGGCAGGATGATGCAAGTAAGTTTGGTTGCTTATATGGTCATATTGCCAAAGTAAATGCGATTAATAATAGAGATAATCTTAGCGCGCCGTGGTTGATTGTTTTTCAAGATAATGGTCATTACATCAGCCCTAATTGGTATCCGAGTAAAGCGGTAACGCACAAAGAAGTACCGACATGGAATTATCGCAGCATACATGTCACTGGTAACGTCAGCTTAATAACTGAACCAGAAGCGCTTATTGATATCTTGTCAAAGCAAACGGCTGATTTTGAAGTTAGCCAACCAAATCCTTGGTCACTTGATGATGCACCAGAGAAGTATATTCAAGCTATGTGCCGAGCCATTGTCGGTATTCGTGTCGATATCACCGATGTTGAAGCGCAGTTTAAGTTGAGCCAAAATAAATCGACTGATAATAGATCAGGGGTGGTTGCAGGTCTTAAACAGCTTAAAACCACAAAAGCGGATGAAATGGCAGCGCTAATTGAAAATGTAAACTAG